The window CAGCGCCAGCTTGATCGGCTGGCCGATCTGCCTCTGCCGCAAGGTGGGCTTGGGCTGGAGAAAATCCAGGCAATTCTGGAAGCGCTCGGCAATCCGCACGAGGCGCTGCCGCCGGTTTTCCATGTCGCAGGCACCAATGGCAAAGGCTCCACCTGCGCCTTCCTGCGCGCCATTCTGGAAGCCGATGGCAAACGAGTGCACGTCACCACGTCGCCGCATCTGGTGCGCTTCAATGAGCGGATACGGATCGCTGGCGAGCTGATTTCCGATGCTGAATTGGCCTCCACATTGGAGGAAGTGCTCGATGCCGCCGAGCATCTGGTACCCAGCTTTTTCGAAGTCACGATTGCCGCCGCTTTCCTTGCCTTCAGCCGCACGCCTGCCGATGCCTGCGTGATCGAAGTGGGGCTTGGAGGCAGACTGGATGCGACCAATGTGATTGCCAATCCCGCTGCGACAGGGATTGCCGCGCTGGGCCTCGATCATGCGGAATTCCTGCTTCAGCCCGAAGAGGGCGCGCCGGAGGATGTGGACGAGCGGCTCTCCTTCGAGAAAAGCGGTATCCGGCGCACTGGCGTTCCGCTGGTCGCGCTTTCGAATGCGCCCCGCGCCAACCGCTTTCTGGAAGAGATTGCGCGAGAAGAGGACATTCCGCTCTGGCTTCAGGGTAAAGCATGGAATGCACACGCAGACCGGAAAACCGTCCATTACCGCGACCCTCGGGGCTCGCTAACCCTCCCCCTGCCCTCGCTGCCAGGCGAGCATCAGGCGGCCAATGCTGGCCTCGCCATAGCAATGCTGCGCGCCCAGGATCGGATCGA is drawn from Aurantiacibacter sp. MUD61 and contains these coding sequences:
- a CDS encoding bifunctional folylpolyglutamate synthase/dihydrofolate synthase, translating into MKDFAISDDPAVQRQLDRLADLPLPQGGLGLEKIQAILEALGNPHEALPPVFHVAGTNGKGSTCAFLRAILEADGKRVHVTTSPHLVRFNERIRIAGELISDAELASTLEEVLDAAEHLVPSFFEVTIAAAFLAFSRTPADACVIEVGLGGRLDATNVIANPAATGIAALGLDHAEFLLQPEEGAPEDVDERLSFEKSGIRRTGVPLVALSNAPRANRFLEEIAREEDIPLWLQGKAWNAHADRKTVHYRDPRGSLTLPLPSLPGEHQAANAGLAIAMLRAQDRIDVSDKALSEGLRSANWPARLQKLSPGPLQDLLPGVPIWLDGGHNRSAGEAIAAFVEAQDLAPHCVIGMLIRKDPASLMDPLHGLVESVTIVPVPGQDTHETAAFKQWPVDVHEAPDVVAALRQIAADKSEAVLITGSLYLAGEVLKLNREWPE